The bacterium genome has a segment encoding these proteins:
- the buk gene encoding butyrate kinase, whose product MFKILAINPGSTSTKIALYEDEEGRFTETLSHSAAELSPFATIFSQYAWRQQAIQGVLEKRGIALEELDAFVGRGGLLRPVTSGTYLVGPSMLEQLERAEFGEHASNLGAILAFNLASLQGRPAYIVDPVVVDELLPESRLTGHPRLPKQSIFHALNHKAVARKAAAQLGKPYDQLNLVIAHLGGGISVAAHARGRVVDVNNALNGDGPFSPERSGTLPARALADLCFSGEFTEKEIARMITGQGGVVAYLGVNDMRQVVARIDGGDETALLVYTAMAGQIAKEIGSMATVLRGAVDAVILTGGIAHDRRFVALIGERVGFIAPLLLFPGEEEMEALALGALRVLRGEETAKSYEV is encoded by the coding sequence ATGTTCAAGATCCTCGCCATCAATCCCGGATCCACCTCGACCAAAATCGCCCTCTATGAGGATGAAGAAGGGCGCTTTACCGAGACCCTGAGCCATTCGGCAGCCGAATTGAGCCCCTTTGCCACCATATTCAGCCAGTACGCCTGGCGCCAGCAGGCCATTCAGGGGGTCTTGGAGAAGAGGGGGATCGCCCTTGAGGAACTGGATGCCTTCGTCGGCCGGGGCGGGTTGCTGCGCCCGGTCACCAGCGGCACCTATCTGGTGGGCCCGTCGATGTTAGAGCAATTGGAGAGAGCCGAATTTGGCGAGCATGCCTCCAATTTAGGGGCTATTCTCGCTTTCAATCTGGCCTCCCTGCAAGGCCGCCCCGCCTATATCGTTGATCCGGTGGTGGTCGATGAATTATTGCCCGAATCCCGTCTCACCGGACACCCCCGACTGCCCAAACAATCCATTTTTCATGCGCTCAACCATAAAGCCGTGGCTCGCAAGGCCGCGGCTCAGTTGGGGAAACCATATGACCAGCTCAATCTGGTGATCGCCCATCTCGGAGGAGGTATCTCGGTGGCTGCGCATGCCCGCGGCCGGGTGGTCGATGTCAATAATGCCCTCAATGGCGACGGCCCCTTCTCTCCGGAACGTAGCGGAACGTTGCCGGCGCGTGCGCTGGCGGATCTCTGTTTTTCCGGAGAATTCACTGAAAAAGAAATCGCCAGGATGATCACCGGACAGGGCGGCGTTGTCGCCTATCTCGGCGTCAATGATATGCGCCAGGTGGTCGCGCGCATCGATGGGGGGGATGAGACGGCCCTGCTGGTCTACACCGCGATGGCCGGGCAGATCGCCAAGGAAATTGGCAGCATGGCAACGGTTCTTCGCGGCGCCGTCGATGCAGTCATCTTGACCGGTGGCATTGCTCATGACCGCCGTTTCGTGGCGCTGATCGGCGAACGCGTTGGCTTTATTGCTCCGCTGCTGCTCTTCCCGGGAGAGGAGGAGATGGAGGCTCTGGCTTTGGGCGCCCTGCGTGTTCTTCGCGGCGAGGAAACCGCTAAATCGTATGAAGTGTAA
- a CDS encoding Arc family DNA-binding protein yields MQTITVKKIPPDLYKKLKQSAKDNRRSINSEIIVCIERAICSQRIDSGTFLRRVEQLQKGLDLPVLGESGLDKVMDEGRS; encoded by the coding sequence ATGCAAACCATCACCGTAAAAAAAATCCCCCCCGATCTTTACAAAAAACTCAAGCAAAGCGCTAAGGATAATCGTCGCAGCATCAACAGTGAGATTATCGTCTGTATCGAACGGGCGATTTGCAGCCAGAGGATTGACTCGGGCACCTTTCTAAGGCGCGTCGAACAGCTGCAAAAGGGCCTCGATTTGCCGGTTCTCGGCGAGTCCGGCTTAGATAAGGTTATGGACGAGGGGCGCTCATGA
- a CDS encoding VapC toxin family PIN domain ribonuclease, translating into MIVVDAQMVAALLLKSDHTHVVRLVFQKDDEWIAPLLWRSEFRQLLAHYLRKNVLSLRQASLIMQEAENLMQGGQFDIPSLEILTVAGKYDCSAYAAEYAALALEQGVPLVTTDKVYLHKFPSIAIKPESYIKMTLVDESLQSELS; encoded by the coding sequence ATGATCGTTGTTGATGCCCAAATGGTCGCCGCCCTGCTGCTCAAGAGCGATCATACGCATGTAGTACGACTGGTTTTTCAAAAAGATGACGAGTGGATCGCCCCTCTGCTGTGGCGCAGTGAATTCCGCCAGCTGCTGGCGCACTACCTGCGCAAGAATGTGCTCTCCCTGCGCCAGGCCAGCCTGATCATGCAGGAGGCGGAGAACCTGATGCAGGGCGGTCAGTTCGACATCCCCTCGCTGGAGATCCTCACGGTGGCAGGGAAATACGACTGCTCGGCCTATGCCGCGGAGTATGCCGCGCTGGCCCTCGAACAGGGCGTTCCTCTGGTGACCACGGACAAGGTATATCTCCACAAGTTTCCGTCGATTGCAATAAAACCTGAAAGTTATATCAAGATGACGCTCGTCGACGAATCGCTGCAATCGGAGCTTTCATGA
- a CDS encoding bifunctional enoyl-CoA hydratase/phosphate acetyltransferase, protein MNASFDGLLKRVTGKVKRTIAVAMAEDEDVLQGVALAFERGIADAVLVGDKQAILAVAREHAIDLSHFDIVQANGEQESVAIAVQLVRQQMANALMKGKCTTATLLKGVLDKQAGLRSGKLLSHLAAFEVPAYHKLLLMSDAAMNIAPDLAAKTAITENALAAARLLEIEKPKVAIIAAVEKVNFESMPCTVDAAALSQMAARGQFGAAIVDGPLAVDNAVSSRACEVKGIRSPVGGEADILIMPDIEAANVFYKTLTYLGGSRTAGIIVGAQSPIILTSRADSEESKFLSIVLAMATSVRL, encoded by the coding sequence ATGAACGCCTCTTTTGATGGACTTTTAAAAAGGGTTACGGGAAAAGTCAAGCGGACTATTGCGGTGGCCATGGCGGAGGATGAGGACGTCCTCCAGGGGGTTGCCCTGGCGTTTGAGCGCGGTATTGCCGATGCCGTATTGGTCGGTGACAAGCAGGCTATTCTCGCTGTGGCCCGGGAGCACGCGATCGACCTCTCCCATTTTGATATTGTACAGGCTAATGGAGAACAGGAATCGGTGGCGATTGCGGTTCAGTTGGTCCGCCAGCAGATGGCAAACGCCCTGATGAAGGGGAAATGCACCACAGCGACATTGCTCAAGGGGGTACTGGACAAGCAGGCTGGGCTGCGTTCCGGTAAGCTCCTCAGCCATCTGGCGGCTTTTGAAGTCCCTGCCTACCACAAGCTCCTCTTGATGTCCGATGCTGCGATGAATATTGCACCCGATCTCGCCGCTAAAACCGCGATCACCGAAAATGCGCTGGCAGCGGCGCGCTTGCTTGAGATCGAAAAGCCCAAAGTAGCTATCATCGCGGCTGTTGAGAAAGTCAACTTTGAATCGATGCCATGCACGGTTGATGCAGCGGCGCTCTCCCAGATGGCGGCGCGCGGCCAGTTCGGTGCAGCGATCGTCGATGGCCCGCTGGCGGTCGACAATGCTGTCAGCTCCAGGGCCTGCGAAGTCAAGGGCATCCGCAGTCCGGTAGGAGGAGAGGCGGATATCCTCATTATGCCTGACATCGAAGCCGCCAATGTCTTTTACAAAACCCTGACCTACCTTGGAGGTTCGCGGACCGCTGGCATCATTGTCGGAGCGCAGTCCCCGATCATTTTAACCAGTCGGGCTGACAGTGAGGAGTCCAAATTCTTGTCCATTGTGCTGGCCATGGCCACCAGTGTCCGGCTTTGA
- a CDS encoding PorV/PorQ family protein, giving the protein MRYYSSSSLKWVPRIGRTGLFFGLLAVVATAPAVAQDNKGIGFHGAPFLRVSSIARAVGMGEAYSVFGGGEITGLRYNPAAPGLMSKPQLAFNLHNWIDDTRQGGTAAALPTKLGVFSADLGYFDEGKIIELDENFQQTGGSASSNDVILTLGYAKGLKIKASQLSLGAAFKMLHQDLIGERSTAYGADIGLHFIYRFFGLAAAAQNIGFTKIELSSQSLTLPQTYRGGVALRFPLSSDFQLNLAGDASYTLDEKPRYFAGGEFVISDLIALRGGYKIHDIEASRWSAGLGLNMPAEWLGRSRIRFDYAYAPLDEFEDAAHRFSVLIRFGETEPGMNAMMAVDRSGADDLLKEQLEAAERSRKAAAEAEKRARAMEEEIAERLARIKKIAAESEGKIEVEPKTREKILVSMRINFDFDQARIRPEEFATMHKVADILNTYPEAKVQLSGHTDYIGTEEYNIRLSQRRIDSVMVFLIDKEKVGRSRFFMPVGYGESKPIASNETPAGRFRNRRVEFLLYTMDTVPEIPEGTAIKSVEVIDEQTVRIICNGKVTFKTDQLDNPPRLAIDFPKVFLLNDITSYELNRGPFIRARLGYHAEGFSRVVFDLNRAIDLKVTGQDNFIIISSK; this is encoded by the coding sequence ATGAGATACTATTCTTCCTCATCGCTCAAATGGGTTCCCAGGATCGGCCGGACCGGGCTTTTTTTCGGCCTGCTTGCGGTGGTGGCCACTGCTCCAGCCGTTGCTCAGGACAACAAGGGCATAGGCTTCCATGGTGCCCCCTTTTTGCGCGTCAGCTCCATCGCCCGTGCGGTCGGGATGGGTGAGGCCTATTCCGTTTTTGGCGGTGGCGAAATCACCGGGCTACGCTACAATCCAGCTGCGCCCGGCTTGATGAGCAAGCCCCAGCTCGCCTTCAACCTGCATAACTGGATCGATGACACTCGGCAGGGGGGAACCGCGGCGGCCCTGCCCACCAAATTGGGCGTTTTTTCGGCCGATTTGGGCTATTTCGATGAAGGCAAGATCATCGAACTGGATGAGAATTTTCAACAAACCGGAGGCAGCGCATCGAGCAACGATGTGATCCTGACGCTTGGTTATGCCAAGGGTTTGAAAATCAAGGCAAGCCAGCTCTCCCTGGGGGCCGCTTTCAAGATGCTGCACCAGGATCTCATTGGCGAGCGGAGCACCGCTTATGGCGCCGACATCGGTCTGCACTTTATCTACCGCTTTTTCGGCCTGGCGGCGGCTGCCCAGAATATCGGTTTTACCAAAATCGAACTGTCCAGTCAAAGCCTCACCTTGCCGCAGACCTATCGCGGCGGCGTGGCATTACGTTTCCCGCTCTCGAGCGATTTCCAGCTGAATCTGGCCGGCGATGCATCCTATACCCTGGATGAAAAACCGCGCTATTTTGCCGGGGGCGAGTTCGTCATCAGCGACCTGATCGCCCTGCGCGGCGGCTATAAGATCCATGACATCGAGGCTTCGCGCTGGTCGGCCGGTCTCGGCTTGAACATGCCCGCCGAATGGCTAGGCCGTTCCCGCATCCGCTTTGATTACGCTTACGCACCCCTTGATGAGTTCGAGGATGCGGCGCACCGCTTCTCGGTGCTGATCCGTTTTGGGGAAACCGAACCAGGGATGAACGCGATGATGGCCGTTGACCGCAGCGGCGCCGATGATCTCCTGAAGGAACAGCTGGAGGCCGCCGAGAGATCGCGCAAGGCGGCAGCGGAAGCGGAAAAACGGGCCCGCGCCATGGAGGAAGAGATCGCAGAGCGGCTGGCGCGCATCAAGAAAATTGCCGCCGAGAGCGAAGGCAAAATCGAAGTTGAGCCCAAGACCCGCGAAAAGATTCTGGTCAGCATGCGCATCAATTTCGATTTTGACCAGGCCCGGATTCGACCTGAAGAATTCGCGACTATGCACAAGGTTGCGGATATCCTCAATACCTATCCTGAGGCGAAGGTCCAGCTCTCCGGTCACACCGATTATATCGGCACCGAGGAATACAATATCCGGCTTTCTCAGCGGCGTATCGACAGTGTCATGGTCTTCCTGATCGATAAGGAGAAGGTGGGCCGTTCACGGTTCTTCATGCCTGTCGGCTATGGCGAATCGAAGCCGATTGCCTCGAACGAAACGCCCGCCGGGCGCTTCCGCAACCGTCGCGTCGAGTTCCTGCTCTACACCATGGATACCGTGCCGGAGATCCCTGAAGGCACCGCTATCAAGTCGGTCGAGGTCATCGATGAGCAGACCGTGCGCATCATCTGCAACGGCAAGGTAACATTTAAGACCGACCAGTTGGACAATCCGCCACGGCTGGCTATCGACTTTCCCAAGGTCTTCTTGCTGAATGATATCACCAGCTATGAGTTGAATCGCGGCCCCTTCATCAGGGCCAGGCTTGGATATCATGCCGAAGGTTTCTCCCGCGTCGTATTCGATCTAAACCGGGCCATCGACCTCAAGGTGACGGGGCAGGATAATTTCATTATTATCTCGTCAAAATGA
- a CDS encoding OmpA family protein, with amino-acid sequence MKKYGVLVALALGVVCLIVAPLQAQYQAQGLKGGLGIGATAGKTDADGSLSKLNKDAVGIQSRAFIRYGIGSGLLQAELGIGSGNLVNKTYKTHFVPADIRMLVSPIKFSSWNPYLYGGIGAFFYKHNEIPVIAALDDPGEKITQVIPVGLGLQFKVGEKTAFEISGGYNLTMKDDIEYLVQGEDSKDGYYSILMGFTYGGSEDGDADKDGLSNKLEKEIGTNKKLADTDGDGLTDAEEYLKFKTNPLVADTDGDGLSDGDELRKYRTSPVEADTDGDGLTDAQEVQKYLTDPLKADSDGDGLSDSAEINTNKTDPMKADSDGDGLSDGDEINKYKSNPLLSDTDKDGLSDGDEVKKYGSSPVKPDTDGDGLGDYQEVTQYKTNPARMDTDGGTIADGVEVNRGTNPLDANDDLEKEEKIKGAVGTEIILEGIVFASGSAQIKPESKVTLDKVAKTLIENPEIEVEIQGHTDNVGKHDANVRLSKARAESVAKYLVGKGIAASRMVTKGMGPDRPVASNDTPEGRQLNRRITFTRIK; translated from the coding sequence ATGAAAAAGTACGGGGTGCTCGTTGCGTTGGCTTTAGGAGTGGTTTGCTTGATTGTTGCGCCGCTTCAGGCTCAATATCAGGCCCAGGGGTTGAAGGGGGGCCTTGGCATTGGGGCTACGGCTGGCAAGACCGATGCCGATGGCTCGCTTTCCAAGCTGAACAAGGATGCGGTAGGCATTCAGAGCCGCGCGTTCATCCGGTATGGTATTGGCAGCGGCCTCCTTCAGGCCGAGTTGGGTATTGGATCCGGAAATTTGGTCAACAAAACCTATAAAACACATTTTGTTCCCGCCGATATCCGCATGCTGGTCAGTCCCATCAAGTTTTCATCCTGGAATCCCTACCTCTACGGCGGCATCGGGGCCTTTTTCTACAAGCATAATGAAATCCCCGTAATCGCCGCCCTGGATGATCCCGGCGAGAAGATCACGCAGGTGATTCCGGTTGGCCTTGGCCTCCAGTTCAAGGTCGGCGAGAAGACCGCCTTTGAAATCAGCGGCGGCTACAATCTCACCATGAAGGATGATATCGAGTACCTGGTCCAGGGTGAAGACAGCAAGGATGGATATTACAGCATCCTGATGGGTTTCACCTATGGCGGCTCGGAAGACGGCGATGCCGATAAGGATGGCCTGAGCAACAAGCTTGAAAAAGAGATTGGCACCAACAAGAAGCTGGCGGATACCGATGGTGACGGACTGACCGATGCCGAAGAGTATCTCAAATTCAAGACCAATCCCCTGGTGGCCGACACCGATGGCGATGGCCTCAGCGATGGGGACGAGCTTCGCAAGTATCGCACTTCTCCGGTCGAGGCGGATACCGATGGCGATGGCTTGACCGATGCTCAGGAAGTGCAGAAATACCTGACCGATCCGTTGAAAGCGGACAGTGATGGTGATGGCCTCAGCGACAGTGCCGAGATCAACACCAACAAGACCGATCCGATGAAAGCGGACAGCGACGGCGACGGCCTCTCGGACGGGGACGAAATCAACAAGTATAAATCCAATCCCCTCCTCAGCGACACGGACAAGGATGGTCTGAGCGACGGAGACGAGGTGAAAAAATACGGCTCCTCGCCCGTTAAGCCGGATACCGATGGCGACGGACTGGGAGATTATCAGGAAGTGACCCAGTACAAAACCAATCCGGCCAGGATGGATACCGACGGTGGCACTATTGCCGACGGTGTTGAGGTTAATCGCGGCACTAATCCGCTGGATGCCAATGATGATTTGGAAAAAGAGGAAAAGATCAAGGGCGCGGTCGGAACCGAGATCATCCTTGAGGGCATCGTCTTCGCTAGTGGCAGTGCGCAGATCAAACCCGAATCCAAGGTGACGTTGGACAAGGTTGCCAAAACCCTGATCGAAAATCCCGAGATCGAGGTCGAGATCCAGGGCCACACCGACAATGTGGGCAAGCATGACGCGAACGTCCGCCTTTCCAAGGCGCGCGCAGAGTCGGTTGCCAAGTATCTGGTCGGTAAAGGCATTGCGGCCTCGCGGATGGTGACCAAGGGCATGGGGCCGGATCGTCCGGTAGCCAGCAACGATACCCCCGAAGGTCGCCAGCTGAACCGCCGTATCACCTTCACCCGCATCAAATAA
- a CDS encoding GH116 family glycosyl hydrolase, translating to MNCIKRQLFILLWFAGMPALTAGELTTLPRFALPVTSQDLHRLAQPGTPFNRIGRKCALLGFESGTFEAWAFPLKLLSNFEFSFQLQESTRPMPGREIVRYIDAAPAYTTLTFTFQSFVVKAHYITLIDQPAAMILLEVESTTPLTIVCSFKPVLQPMWPAGLGGQYAYWDDKLKAYLISEPTRHNHALIGSPAADGISYTPAHMLSDTPSEFRIVIADPKQTAGRYLPIYIAGGKGERDSVKTLFQNLQRSPQVYAEKTFAHFQMLLENTLQIETPVDDLNRACTWANIVLDGLLVENPDLGRGLVAGWGASGSSGRPGFGWFFGGDAFINSLGMTGLGWHETVRDALQFLQKWQRPDGKMAHELSQAAGYLNWFKDYPYAYIHGDTSPLYIVACHNYVRTSGDLAFLQSAWFSLCKAYRWSLGTDQNADGLMDNRKAGLGSVEYGALTDLATDIYTGALSVRMSQDMKEMAAWLNDRRISQEAAAHLQRARASFDTRFWKESAGCYSNAFNESGEQLPDPSPWISTVALFSAGQPDHVQASIERLGWSDLSTSWGVRSISSLSRYYEPLNYNYGGVWPFLTGFVSTAQYLCQLNQQAYGHLLANSRHTFVNALGGINELFSGDAYLWPQEAVSQQGFSSLGVVLPLVQGLLGLDGDALRREIHLTPRFPAGWREVNWSGYRLGTSRWSMHYQRTPGCIRASLAADHGEGFAVTFAPALGPSADIDSARVNGNRIPFSLISFPQAVQVEVKWLLTGGRAEVELFFHPGLELTLPVPEVRLGECDSGVKLIGMERQGRVIHVKVQGRPGRVYRFDLAGSGPIGAVSGAERSGDSLEITMPESGSGAYLDAAFTVELAPTDL from the coding sequence ATGAATTGCATTAAAAGACAGCTTTTCATCTTGCTGTGGTTCGCGGGAATGCCCGCCCTCACCGCCGGTGAACTCACGACCCTGCCTCGCTTTGCGCTTCCGGTCACATCTCAAGATTTGCACCGGCTCGCCCAACCCGGAACCCCCTTTAACCGCATCGGGCGTAAATGTGCCCTGCTCGGCTTCGAGAGCGGCACCTTCGAGGCCTGGGCTTTTCCTCTTAAACTCTTGAGTAATTTTGAGTTCTCGTTTCAACTTCAAGAATCCACCCGTCCGATGCCCGGGCGCGAGATCGTCCGTTATATCGATGCTGCGCCGGCCTATACGACTCTGACTTTCACTTTTCAATCCTTTGTGGTCAAAGCCCATTATATCACCCTCATCGACCAGCCGGCGGCGATGATCCTGCTCGAGGTGGAGAGCACCACTCCGCTCACCATTGTCTGTTCATTCAAACCTGTGCTGCAGCCGATGTGGCCGGCTGGACTCGGAGGCCAGTATGCCTACTGGGATGATAAACTCAAGGCCTATCTGATCTCGGAACCCACACGGCATAATCATGCCCTGATCGGTTCGCCAGCCGCCGACGGCATCTCGTACACCCCGGCGCACATGCTCAGCGATACACCCAGCGAGTTCAGAATCGTGATCGCCGACCCCAAACAGACCGCAGGTCGCTATCTGCCGATCTATATCGCTGGTGGCAAGGGGGAACGGGATTCAGTCAAGACCCTCTTTCAGAACCTGCAGCGATCGCCACAAGTCTATGCGGAGAAGACCTTTGCCCATTTTCAGATGCTGCTGGAGAACACTCTGCAGATCGAGACCCCTGTAGACGACTTGAACCGCGCCTGCACATGGGCCAACATCGTCCTGGACGGCCTTCTGGTTGAAAATCCCGACCTCGGACGCGGCCTGGTGGCGGGTTGGGGCGCCTCCGGCTCCAGTGGCCGGCCGGGCTTCGGCTGGTTTTTCGGAGGGGACGCCTTTATTAACAGTCTCGGGATGACCGGCCTGGGATGGCATGAAACTGTCCGTGACGCTCTGCAATTCCTTCAGAAATGGCAGCGCCCGGATGGCAAGATGGCACATGAACTCTCCCAAGCCGCGGGATACCTAAACTGGTTCAAGGATTATCCCTATGCCTATATCCACGGCGACACCAGCCCGCTGTATATCGTCGCTTGCCATAATTATGTACGCACCAGCGGCGATCTCGCCTTTCTGCAATCAGCGTGGTTCTCGCTCTGCAAGGCATATCGCTGGTCGCTTGGCACCGACCAGAACGCGGACGGGCTCATGGATAACCGGAAGGCCGGCCTCGGCAGTGTCGAGTACGGCGCGCTGACCGACCTCGCGACGGATATCTATACCGGCGCCCTTTCCGTGCGCATGTCACAGGATATGAAAGAAATGGCCGCCTGGCTGAACGATCGCCGCATCAGTCAGGAAGCTGCTGCCCATCTGCAGCGCGCCAGGGCCTCTTTCGACACCCGATTCTGGAAGGAGAGCGCAGGGTGCTATAGCAATGCCTTCAACGAAAGTGGCGAACAGCTGCCCGATCCTTCCCCCTGGATCAGCACCGTGGCGCTCTTTTCGGCCGGGCAGCCCGATCATGTTCAGGCCTCGATCGAACGGCTGGGCTGGAGCGATCTTTCTACCAGTTGGGGCGTGCGCAGCATTTCTTCTCTCAGCCGCTATTATGAGCCTCTCAACTACAATTATGGTGGCGTCTGGCCTTTTCTCACCGGTTTCGTGTCCACCGCGCAGTACCTGTGCCAGCTGAACCAACAAGCCTATGGACACCTGCTCGCCAACAGCCGTCATACTTTCGTCAATGCCCTCGGCGGGATCAACGAGCTCTTCTCCGGTGATGCCTATCTCTGGCCGCAGGAAGCGGTCTCACAACAGGGCTTCTCTTCCCTGGGCGTCGTTCTGCCTCTGGTGCAGGGGCTTCTCGGACTGGACGGCGATGCCCTGCGGCGCGAAATCCATCTTACGCCGCGCTTCCCCGCCGGATGGAGGGAGGTGAACTGGAGCGGGTACCGTCTGGGCACAAGTCGGTGGTCGATGCACTATCAGCGCACCCCCGGATGCATCCGGGCAAGCCTTGCTGCGGACCATGGGGAGGGATTTGCTGTGACTTTCGCTCCGGCCCTGGGACCTAGTGCGGATATCGATTCCGCACGGGTGAACGGGAACAGAATCCCCTTCTCTCTGATCTCCTTTCCCCAGGCGGTGCAGGTGGAGGTGAAATGGTTACTGACAGGCGGCAGAGCGGAGGTGGAGCTCTTTTTCCATCCCGGCCTTGAGCTGACCTTGCCGGTCCCGGAGGTGAGGCTCGGGGAGTGTGATTCCGGGGTCAAGCTGATCGGCATGGAGAGGCAGGGAAGGGTGATTCATGTGAAAGTGCAAGGCCGGCCGGGACGTGTTTACCGGTTCGACCTCGCTGGCAGCGGCCCCATTGGCGCTGTGTCCGGAGCTGAAAGGTCCGGCGATTCTCTGGAGATAACAATGCCGGAATCCGGATCTGGAGCCTATCTTGACGCGGCATTCACCGTCGAACTCGCCCCCACCGACCTGTAG
- a CDS encoding YifB family Mg chelatase-like AAA ATPase: MLAQILSAAILGIDAYIVKVEAHLEGGPPYFATVGLPDGAVRESRERVQSAVKNSGFEFPIKRIIINLAPADVKKEGAAFDLPIALGILAAAGILRREPLKDYLILGELSLDGSLRPIHGALPIAVSVVQHQLRGIVLPRENAREAAMARDLEIIPVHTLKETVQFFNRQLAVEPFRMDIDSVFAGRQDYGPDFQDVKGQGHVKRALEVAAAGGHNIIMIGPPGSGKTMLAKRLPSILPDLSLEEALETTKIHSVAGLLPPDEALITTRPFRAPHHTISDAGLIGGGSVPKPGEVSLAHHGVLFLDELPEFRKNVLEVMRQPLEDGKVSISRALVSLSYPAEFMLAAAMNPCPCGFYSDPNHVCGCSGQQIKNYLGRISGPLLDRIDIHIEVPAVKYRELTGSNTGERSLEIRKRVERAREIQIRRFRQHPRLFCNARMDSRELHQFCPIDAAGENLLKTAIHKLGLSARAYDRILKVSRTIADLAASETIRPEHLSEAIQYRSLDRLHAWGGG, from the coding sequence ATGCTGGCGCAGATTCTCAGTGCGGCCATCCTGGGTATCGATGCCTATATCGTCAAGGTGGAAGCGCACCTGGAGGGTGGACCGCCCTATTTTGCAACGGTAGGATTGCCCGATGGCGCGGTACGCGAATCGCGCGAACGCGTCCAATCCGCCGTCAAGAATTCCGGTTTTGAATTTCCCATCAAACGCATTATCATCAATCTGGCCCCCGCAGATGTCAAGAAAGAGGGCGCTGCTTTTGACCTTCCGATCGCCCTCGGGATTCTCGCCGCAGCCGGAATTCTCCGGCGTGAACCACTCAAAGACTATTTAATCCTGGGCGAGCTCAGCCTGGACGGCAGTCTCCGTCCGATCCATGGCGCCTTGCCGATCGCCGTCTCGGTCGTGCAACATCAACTGCGCGGGATTGTGCTGCCGCGCGAAAACGCCCGTGAGGCCGCCATGGCCCGCGACCTCGAAATCATCCCGGTGCACACTCTGAAGGAGACCGTGCAGTTTTTCAACCGGCAGCTCGCGGTGGAGCCCTTTCGCATGGATATCGACAGCGTTTTTGCCGGCCGCCAGGACTATGGGCCCGATTTCCAGGACGTCAAGGGGCAAGGTCATGTCAAGCGCGCCCTGGAGGTCGCCGCTGCCGGCGGCCACAATATAATCATGATCGGGCCGCCCGGCTCAGGCAAGACGATGCTGGCGAAACGCCTCCCCTCCATTTTGCCGGATCTCAGCCTGGAGGAGGCGCTCGAGACAACCAAGATTCATTCTGTCGCTGGATTGCTACCACCGGATGAGGCGCTGATCACCACACGGCCTTTTCGAGCGCCGCATCATACCATCAGTGATGCCGGCCTGATCGGCGGCGGCAGTGTGCCCAAACCCGGTGAGGTCAGTCTCGCTCACCACGGTGTGCTCTTTCTTGATGAGCTGCCCGAATTCCGGAAAAATGTCCTGGAGGTGATGCGCCAACCCCTCGAGGATGGCAAGGTGTCGATCTCGCGCGCCCTGGTCAGTCTCAGCTATCCCGCTGAATTTATGCTGGCGGCCGCGATGAATCCCTGCCCTTGTGGATTCTATTCCGACCCCAACCATGTCTGTGGTTGTAGCGGGCAGCAGATCAAAAACTATCTCGGGCGCATTTCAGGGCCATTGCTGGACCGGATCGATATTCACATCGAGGTACCAGCCGTAAAATACCGCGAATTGACAGGGTCTAATACCGGGGAACGGTCGTTGGAGATCCGCAAGCGGGTGGAGCGGGCGCGGGAAATCCAGATCCGACGTTTCCGGCAGCATCCGCGGCTCTTTTGTAATGCGCGCATGGATTCTCGGGAGTTGCACCAGTTCTGTCCGATCGACGCGGCCGGCGAGAACCTGCTTAAAACTGCAATCCACAAGCTGGGACTCTCTGCACGCGCCTATGACCGGATCCTCAAGGTTTCGCGCACCATCGCCGACCTGGCAGCGAGCGAAACGATCCGGCCAGAACACCTGAGCGAGGCTATCCAGTACCGCAGCCTGGATCGCTTGCACGCCTGGGGAGGGGGGTGA